One window of Serinus canaria isolate serCan28SL12 chromosome 3, serCan2020, whole genome shotgun sequence genomic DNA carries:
- the LOC103820609 gene encoding pantetheinase-like isoform X1 encodes MLPSQALLPAVVFALTALRALASDTFLAAVYEHAVILPPATQEPVPPRDALALMNKNMDVLEGAIKEAAQQGAHIIVTPEDGIYGWQFTRESIYPYLEDIPDPVVNWIPCTDPSRFGPRPVQERLSCMARNNSIYVVANIGDKKPCDSSDPSCPRDGRYQYNTDVVFDTQGKLVARYHKYNLFRSETQFDYPKEPEAVTFETPFGKFGIFTCFDILFYEPAVVLVSKMQVDTVLFPTAWMNVLPFLTAIEFHSAWAMGMRVNLLLANTHNTTKAMTGSGLFTPEGPAAYHYDSDTEEGRLLLAELSAHPRLSPTYPPAINWSLYATSIKKFPGENDTFSGTVRKDIFTFRELRHKDGNYTVCQGDLCCHLVYQMSNKTRDEIYVLGAFDGLHGSLIKYHWQICTLLKCPSTSLSTCGQPVETAQTKFEMFSLSGTFGTSYVFPEVLYSGVQLAPGEFEVLRDGRLKSKNGMSKPLITATLFGRLYEKDQPHPLRISL; translated from the exons ATGCTCCCTTCCCAGGCTCTCCTGCCCGCTGTGGTGTTTGCACTCACAGCCCTTCGGGCCCTTGCCTCCGACACCTTCCTGGCAGCCGTCTACGAGCACGCCGTCATCCTGCCACCTGCCACCCAGGAGCCCGTTCCTCCCAGAGATGCTTTGGCCCTGATGAACAAAAACATGGATGTCTTGGAAGGGGCCATCAAGGAAGCTGCCCAGCAG GGTGCCCACATCATTGTGACTCCTGAAGACGGCATCTATGGCTGGCAATTCACAAGAGAATCCATCTACCCCTACCTGGAGGATATCCCTGATCCCGTGGTGAATTGGATTCCCTGCACTGACCCCTCAAG ATTTGGTCCAAGACCAGTGCAGGAACGGCTCAGCTGCATGGCCAGAAATAACTCCATCTATGTGGTTGCAAATATCGGGGACAAGAAGCCGTGTGACTCCAGCgatcccagctgccccagggatggaCGGTACCAGTACAATACGGACGTCGTCTTTGACACACAGGGGAAACTGGTGGCTCGGTACCATAAG TACAATCTCTTTAGAAGTGAAACTCAGTTTGATTATCCAAAAGAGCCAGAAGCTGTCACCTTTGAGACTCCTTTTGGGAAATTTGGCATCTTCACTTGCTTTGACATCCTTTTCTATGAGCCTGCCGTGGTCCTGGTGAGCAAGATGCAGGTGGACACCGTGCTCTTCCCAACAGCTTGGATGAATGTCCTGCCCTTTCTGACTGCAATTGAGTTTCACTCTGCCTGGGCTATGGGCATGCGTGTTAATTTACTTTTAGCAAATACTCACAACACCACCAAGGCAATGACAG gcagTGGGCTGTTCACACCAGAAGGACCTGCTGCCTACCACTACGACAGTGACACTGAGGAGGGACGTCTCCTGCTTGCAGAATTGAGTGCACACCCCCGTCTTTCCCCCACCTACCCCCCTGCCATCAACTGGAGTTTGTATGCCACAAGCATCAAGAAATTTCCTGGAGAAAACGACACTTTCTCAGGAACTGTCCGGAAGGATATATTCACTTTCAGAGAACTCAGGCACAAGGATGGAAATTACACTGTTTGCCAAGGAGACCTTTGCTGTCATCTGGTCTACCAGATGTCAAACAAGACGAGAGATGAAATTTATGTCCTGGGTGCATTTGATGGGCTTCACGGTTCTCTCATAAAATACCATTGGCAG atCTGCACTCTGCTCAAGTGCCCCAGCACAAGCCTGAGCACATGTGGGCAGCCCGTGGAGACGGCTCAGACCAAGTTTGAGATGTTCTCCCTCAGTGGCACGTTTGGCACCAGCTACGTCTTCCCAGAAGTGCTGTACAGTGGGGTGCAGCTGGCCCCCGGGGAGTTCGAG GTGCTCCGTGACGGGCGTTTGAAAAGCAAGAATGGCATGTCGAAACCGCTCATAACAGCGACACTTTTTGGAAGGCTTTATGAGAAGGACCAGCCACATCCTCTGCGAATTTCCCTGTAA
- the LOC103820609 gene encoding pantetheine hydrolase VNN2-like isoform X2, with protein MLPSQALLPAVVFALTALRALASDTFLAAVYEHAVILPPATQEPVPPRDALALMNKNMDVLEGAIKEAAQQGAHIIVTPEDGIYGWQFTRESIYPYLEDIPDPVVNWIPCTDPSRFGPRPVQERLSCMARNNSIYVVANIGDKKPCDSSDPSCPRDGRYQYNTDVVFDTQGKLVARYHKYNLFRSETQFDYPKEPEAVTFETPFGKFGIFTCFDILFYEPAVVLVSKMQVDTVLFPTAWMNVLPFLTAIEFHSAWAMGMRVNLLLANTHNTTKAMTELSAHPRLSPTYPPAINWSLYATSIKKFPGENDTFSGTVRKDIFTFRELRHKDGNYTVCQGDLCCHLVYQMSNKTRDEIYVLGAFDGLHGSLIKYHWQICTLLKCPSTSLSTCGQPVETAQTKFEMFSLSGTFGTSYVFPEVLYSGVQLAPGEFEVLRDGRLKSKNGMSKPLITATLFGRLYEKDQPHPLRISL; from the exons ATGCTCCCTTCCCAGGCTCTCCTGCCCGCTGTGGTGTTTGCACTCACAGCCCTTCGGGCCCTTGCCTCCGACACCTTCCTGGCAGCCGTCTACGAGCACGCCGTCATCCTGCCACCTGCCACCCAGGAGCCCGTTCCTCCCAGAGATGCTTTGGCCCTGATGAACAAAAACATGGATGTCTTGGAAGGGGCCATCAAGGAAGCTGCCCAGCAG GGTGCCCACATCATTGTGACTCCTGAAGACGGCATCTATGGCTGGCAATTCACAAGAGAATCCATCTACCCCTACCTGGAGGATATCCCTGATCCCGTGGTGAATTGGATTCCCTGCACTGACCCCTCAAG ATTTGGTCCAAGACCAGTGCAGGAACGGCTCAGCTGCATGGCCAGAAATAACTCCATCTATGTGGTTGCAAATATCGGGGACAAGAAGCCGTGTGACTCCAGCgatcccagctgccccagggatggaCGGTACCAGTACAATACGGACGTCGTCTTTGACACACAGGGGAAACTGGTGGCTCGGTACCATAAG TACAATCTCTTTAGAAGTGAAACTCAGTTTGATTATCCAAAAGAGCCAGAAGCTGTCACCTTTGAGACTCCTTTTGGGAAATTTGGCATCTTCACTTGCTTTGACATCCTTTTCTATGAGCCTGCCGTGGTCCTGGTGAGCAAGATGCAGGTGGACACCGTGCTCTTCCCAACAGCTTGGATGAATGTCCTGCCCTTTCTGACTGCAATTGAGTTTCACTCTGCCTGGGCTATGGGCATGCGTGTTAATTTACTTTTAGCAAATACTCACAACACCACCAAGGCAATGACAG AATTGAGTGCACACCCCCGTCTTTCCCCCACCTACCCCCCTGCCATCAACTGGAGTTTGTATGCCACAAGCATCAAGAAATTTCCTGGAGAAAACGACACTTTCTCAGGAACTGTCCGGAAGGATATATTCACTTTCAGAGAACTCAGGCACAAGGATGGAAATTACACTGTTTGCCAAGGAGACCTTTGCTGTCATCTGGTCTACCAGATGTCAAACAAGACGAGAGATGAAATTTATGTCCTGGGTGCATTTGATGGGCTTCACGGTTCTCTCATAAAATACCATTGGCAG atCTGCACTCTGCTCAAGTGCCCCAGCACAAGCCTGAGCACATGTGGGCAGCCCGTGGAGACGGCTCAGACCAAGTTTGAGATGTTCTCCCTCAGTGGCACGTTTGGCACCAGCTACGTCTTCCCAGAAGTGCTGTACAGTGGGGTGCAGCTGGCCCCCGGGGAGTTCGAG GTGCTCCGTGACGGGCGTTTGAAAAGCAAGAATGGCATGTCGAAACCGCTCATAACAGCGACACTTTTTGGAAGGCTTTATGAGAAGGACCAGCCACATCCTCTGCGAATTTCCCTGTAA